A window from Pseudomonas sp. Tri1 encodes these proteins:
- a CDS encoding dihydroorotase yields the protein MKLSILGARVIDPASGLDQVTDIHIDACKIVALGAAPAGFVAVQTLDAQGLVAAPGLVDLNVALREPGYSRKGSIVSETRAAAAGGVTSLCCPPQTKPVLDTSAVAELILDRAREAGNTKVFPIGALSKGLDGEQLAELIALRDAGCVAFGNGLNSFRNTRTLCRALEYAATFGLTVIFNSQDHDLAEGGLAHEGPTASFLGLPGIPETAETVALARDLLLVEQSGVRAHFSQLTSARGAALIAQAQARGLPVTADVALYQLILTDEALIDFNSVYHVQPPLRTRADRDGLREALKSGVISAISSHHQPHERDAKLAPFGATEPGISSVELLLPLALTLVEDGLLDLPTLLARLSAGPAQALQLPAGKLAVGAAADLVLFDPSASTVAGEAWRSKGDNCPFLGHSLPGVVRYTLMDGRITHQA from the coding sequence GTGAAGCTCAGCATTCTCGGCGCACGCGTGATCGATCCAGCCAGTGGCCTGGATCAAGTGACTGATATCCATATCGATGCCTGCAAGATCGTCGCCCTGGGCGCCGCGCCAGCCGGTTTCGTCGCGGTCCAGACCCTCGACGCCCAAGGCCTGGTGGCCGCCCCTGGCCTGGTGGACCTGAACGTCGCCCTGCGCGAACCCGGTTACAGCCGCAAGGGCAGTATTGTCAGCGAAACCCGCGCCGCCGCCGCCGGTGGCGTGACCAGCCTGTGCTGCCCACCGCAGACCAAACCGGTGCTGGACACCTCGGCCGTGGCCGAACTGATCCTCGACCGCGCCCGCGAAGCCGGCAACACCAAGGTCTTCCCCATTGGCGCGTTGAGCAAGGGTCTGGATGGCGAGCAACTGGCCGAGCTCATTGCCCTGCGCGACGCTGGTTGCGTGGCGTTCGGCAACGGCCTGAACAGCTTCCGTAACACCCGCACCCTGTGCCGCGCCCTGGAATACGCGGCGACTTTCGGCCTGACGGTGATCTTCAACTCCCAGGATCACGACCTGGCCGAAGGCGGCCTGGCCCACGAAGGCCCGACCGCCAGTTTCCTCGGCCTGCCGGGCATTCCGGAAACCGCCGAGACCGTGGCCCTGGCCCGGGACCTGCTGCTGGTGGAACAAAGCGGCGTGCGCGCGCACTTCAGCCAACTGACCAGTGCCCGCGGCGCGGCGCTGATCGCCCAGGCCCAGGCCCGTGGCCTGCCGGTGACCGCCGATGTGGCGCTGTACCAACTGATCCTGACCGACGAAGCGCTGATCGACTTCAACAGCGTTTATCACGTCCAGCCGCCGCTGCGCACCCGCGCCGACCGCGATGGCTTGCGCGAGGCGCTGAAGTCCGGGGTGATCTCGGCCATCTCCAGCCATCACCAACCCCACGAACGCGATGCCAAGCTGGCACCGTTCGGCGCCACCGAGCCGGGCATCAGCAGCGTCGAGTTGCTGCTGCCGCTGGCCCTGACCCTGGTGGAAGACGGCCTGCTCGACCTGCCGACCTTGCTGGCGCGCCTGAGTGCCGGCCCGGCCCAGGCGCTGCAATTGCCGGCGGGAAAACTGGCGGTTGGCGCAGCGGCGGACCTGGTGCTGTTCGACCCCAGCGCGTCCACCGTGGCCGGCGAAGCCTGGCGCTCCAAGGGCGACAACTGCCCGTTCCTTGGCCACAGCCTGCCGGGTGTGGTGCGCTATACCCTGATGGATGGGCGGATCACCCACCAGGCCTGA
- the pyrR gene encoding bifunctional pyr operon transcriptional regulator/uracil phosphoribosyltransferase PyrR, with amino-acid sequence MSLPNPAELISQMAIRLTAHLEQRGISEPRYIGIRTGGVWVAQALLDELGSQSPLGILDVSFYRDDFSQSGLHPQVRPSALPFEIEGQHLVLIDDVLMSGRTIRAAMNELFDYGRPASVTLVCLLDLDAAELPIRPNVVGATLTLAAHERVKLSGPSPLQLELQDLAL; translated from the coding sequence ATGAGCCTGCCCAATCCTGCCGAACTGATCAGCCAGATGGCGATCCGTCTCACGGCACACCTGGAACAACGCGGCATCAGCGAACCGCGCTACATCGGCATTCGCACCGGTGGCGTCTGGGTCGCCCAGGCCTTGCTCGATGAACTGGGCAGCCAATCGCCGCTGGGCATCCTGGACGTGTCCTTCTATCGCGACGACTTCAGCCAGAGCGGCCTGCACCCCCAAGTACGTCCCTCGGCCCTGCCGTTCGAGATCGAAGGCCAGCACCTGGTCTTGATCGACGACGTACTGATGAGCGGCCGGACTATCCGCGCCGCCATGAACGAACTGTTCGACTACGGCCGCCCGGCCAGCGTGACCCTGGTATGCCTGTTGGACCTGGACGCTGCCGAACTGCCGATCCGTCCGAACGTGGTCGGCGCGACGCTGACGCTGGCGGCCCACGAGCGAGTCAAGCTCTCCGGCCCCTCGCCGCTGCAACTCGAACTGCAAGACCTTGCCCTTTAA
- a CDS encoding TM2 domain-containing protein encodes MNSYQQGVTGDTHSKVIGYLLWIFGFTGAHRFYYGRPVTGTIWFFTFGLLGIGWLIDLFLIPAMDREADLRFTPGPIEYTVAWILLTFLGVFGVHRMYQGKWLSGIVYLLTGGVFFLGVLYDFWTLNDQISIRNAQKRGAFQ; translated from the coding sequence ATGAACAGCTATCAGCAGGGCGTAACCGGCGATACCCACAGCAAAGTCATCGGCTACTTGCTGTGGATTTTCGGTTTTACCGGGGCTCACCGCTTCTATTACGGCAGGCCGGTCACCGGCACGATCTGGTTTTTCACCTTCGGCCTGCTGGGCATCGGCTGGTTGATCGACCTGTTCCTGATCCCGGCCATGGATCGCGAAGCGGACCTGCGGTTCACCCCGGGGCCCATCGAGTACACCGTGGCGTGGATCCTGCTGACGTTTCTCGGCGTATTTGGCGTACACCGCATGTATCAGGGCAAATGGCTCAGCGGGATCGTTTACCTGCTGACCGGCGGGGTGTTTTTCCTGGGGGTGCTGTATGACTTCTGGACGCTGAACGATCAGATCTCGATTCGCAATGCGCAGAAGCGGGGGGCGTTCCAGTAA
- a CDS encoding aspartate carbamoyltransferase catalytic subunit encodes MTPLETKRPLQLNDQGQLRHFLSLDGLRRELLTEILDTADSFLEVGARAVKKVPLLRGKTVCNVFFENSTRTRTTFELAAQRLSADVITLNVSTSSASKGETLLDTLRNLEAMAADMFVVRHGDSGAAHFIAEHVCPQVAIINGGDGRHAHPTQGMLDMLTIRRHKGSFENLSVAIVGDILHSRVARSNMLALKTLGCPDIRVIAPKTLLPIGVEQYGVKVYTDMTEGLKDVDVVIMLRLQRERMTGGLLPSEGEFYRLFGLTTARLAGAKPDAIVMHPGPINRGVEIESAVADGPHSVILNQVTYGIAIRMAVLSMAMSGQTAQRQFDQENAQ; translated from the coding sequence ATGACGCCTCTCGAAACCAAGCGCCCGCTGCAGCTCAACGATCAGGGCCAGCTGCGGCACTTCCTGTCCCTCGACGGCCTGCGCCGCGAGCTGTTGACGGAAATCCTCGACACTGCCGACTCATTCCTCGAGGTCGGCGCCCGGGCGGTGAAGAAAGTCCCGTTGCTGCGCGGCAAGACCGTGTGCAACGTGTTCTTCGAAAACTCCACCCGTACCCGCACCACCTTCGAACTGGCGGCCCAGCGGTTGTCGGCGGACGTGATCACCCTGAACGTTTCCACGTCCTCGGCGAGCAAGGGCGAAACCCTGCTCGACACCTTGCGCAACCTCGAAGCCATGGCCGCCGACATGTTCGTCGTGCGTCACGGTGATTCCGGCGCGGCGCACTTCATTGCCGAACACGTGTGCCCGCAAGTGGCGATCATCAACGGCGGCGACGGCCGTCATGCCCACCCAACCCAGGGCATGCTGGACATGCTGACCATCCGCCGGCACAAGGGCAGCTTCGAGAACCTCTCGGTGGCGATCGTCGGCGACATCCTGCACTCACGAGTGGCCCGCTCGAACATGCTGGCCCTCAAGACCCTCGGCTGCCCGGACATCCGCGTGATCGCGCCGAAAACCCTGCTGCCCATCGGCGTCGAGCAATACGGCGTGAAGGTTTACACCGACATGACCGAAGGCCTCAAGGATGTCGACGTGGTGATCATGCTGCGCCTGCAGCGTGAACGCATGACCGGCGGCCTGCTGCCCAGCGAAGGCGAGTTCTACCGCCTGTTCGGCCTGACCACCGCCCGTTTGGCCGGGGCCAAGCCGGACGCCATCGTCATGCACCCGGGGCCGATCAACCGCGGCGTGGAAATCGAATCAGCGGTGGCTGACGGGCCACACTCAGTGATCCTCAACCAGGTGACCTACGGCATCGCCATCCGCATGGCCGTGCTGTCCATGGCCATGAGCGGGCAAACGGCCCAGCGCCAATTCGACCAGGAGAACGCCCAGTGA
- the ruvX gene encoding Holliday junction resolvase RuvX yields the protein MALRLLLGFDYGTKQIGVAVGQVITGQARELCTLKAQNGVPDWNQVEALIKEWKPDAVVVGLPLNMDGTPSDMCLRAEKFARRLNGRFNLPFYTHDERLTTFEAKGERLVRGGQKGSYRDNPVDAIAAALLLQGWLDANAALFET from the coding sequence ATGGCGCTGCGCTTGTTGCTGGGCTTCGATTACGGCACCAAACAGATCGGCGTGGCGGTCGGCCAGGTCATCACCGGCCAGGCCCGCGAGTTGTGCACCTTGAAGGCGCAGAATGGCGTTCCGGACTGGAACCAGGTCGAAGCGCTGATCAAGGAGTGGAAACCCGATGCCGTGGTGGTCGGCCTGCCGCTGAACATGGACGGCACGCCCAGCGATATGTGCCTGCGCGCCGAAAAGTTCGCCCGCCGGCTCAATGGCCGCTTCAACCTGCCCTTCTATACCCATGACGAGCGCCTGACCACCTTCGAGGCCAAGGGTGAACGCCTGGTGCGCGGCGGGCAGAAAGGCAGTTACCGCGACAACCCGGTGGACGCCATCGCTGCCGCCTTGCTGCTGCAAGGTTGGCTCGACGCCAACGCCGCCCTGTTTGAAACCTGA
- a CDS encoding C40 family peptidase, which produces MRPFFKTWLTICLLLPLAAHATNREQRLPNVNGYTPKSHVSASLSKNKPSAERLGSANSKLVPPMATKASSNVLSRAVNVLGTPYRWGGSSPSKGFDCSGLVKYAFNDATFDLPRTSNAMAAGHGEKVDRKDLKPGDLIFFKLKSRRVNHVAIYLGNDRFIHAPRRGKSVSIDTLNKPYWDTHYVVAKRVLPKEPGGLRVVQR; this is translated from the coding sequence ATGCGTCCATTTTTCAAGACATGGCTGACCATTTGCCTATTATTGCCCCTGGCCGCCCACGCCACCAACCGTGAGCAACGTCTTCCCAACGTCAACGGCTACACCCCGAAATCCCATGTTTCTGCTTCTTTAAGCAAGAACAAGCCAAGCGCCGAGCGCCTGGGTTCCGCCAACAGCAAGCTGGTCCCACCGATGGCGACCAAAGCGAGCAGCAACGTGCTGAGCCGTGCCGTGAATGTACTGGGCACACCTTATCGTTGGGGCGGCAGCAGCCCAAGTAAAGGTTTCGATTGCAGCGGTTTGGTGAAATACGCCTTCAATGACGCCACCTTCGACCTGCCGCGCACCTCCAATGCGATGGCTGCCGGTCATGGCGAGAAAGTCGATCGCAAGGATCTCAAGCCCGGTGACCTGATTTTCTTCAAGCTCAAGAGCCGCCGGGTCAATCACGTGGCCATTTACCTGGGCAACGACCGCTTCATCCACGCCCCACGCCGTGGCAAGTCGGTGAGCATCGATACCTTGAACAAACCGTACTGGGACACCCACTATGTGGTGGCCAAGCGGGTTCTGCCGAAAGAGCCGGGTGGTTTGCGGGTGGTTCAGCGCTGA
- a CDS encoding type IV pilus twitching motility protein PilT: MDITELLAFSAKQGASDLHLSAGLPPMIRVDGDVRRINLPALDHKQVHELIYDIMNDRQRVDYEKFLETDFSFDVPGVARFRVNAFNQNRGAGAVFRTIPSKVLTMEDLGMGEVFRKVTEAPRGLVLVTGPTGSGKSTTLAAMIDHLNNHKHHHILTIEDPIEFVHEPRKCLINQREVHRDTQSFSTALRSALREDPDVILVGEMRDLETIRLALTAAETGHLVFGTLHTTSAAKTIDRVVDVFPGDEKSMVRSMLSESLQAVISQTLVKKIGGGRIAAHEIMLGTSAIRNLIREDKVAQMYSSIQTGGSLGMQTLDMCLKDLVSKGLISREHARERARTPDNF; the protein is encoded by the coding sequence ATGGATATCACTGAGTTACTGGCGTTCAGCGCCAAGCAGGGCGCGTCGGACCTGCACCTGTCCGCCGGGCTGCCGCCGATGATCCGCGTCGATGGCGATGTGCGACGTATCAACCTGCCGGCGCTGGACCACAAGCAGGTTCATGAGCTGATCTACGACATCATGAACGACCGGCAACGGGTGGATTACGAGAAGTTTCTGGAAACCGATTTTTCCTTTGATGTTCCAGGTGTGGCGCGGTTTCGGGTCAACGCCTTCAATCAGAATCGCGGTGCGGGGGCGGTGTTTCGCACCATCCCGTCGAAAGTCCTGACCATGGAAGACCTGGGGATGGGCGAAGTGTTTCGCAAAGTGACCGAAGCGCCGCGCGGGCTGGTGTTGGTGACCGGGCCGACCGGTTCAGGCAAGTCCACCACCCTGGCGGCGATGATCGACCACTTGAACAACCACAAGCACCATCACATCCTCACCATCGAAGACCCCATCGAATTCGTCCACGAACCGCGCAAATGCCTGATCAACCAGCGCGAAGTACACCGCGACACCCAAAGCTTTTCCACGGCCCTGCGCTCGGCTCTGCGGGAAGACCCGGACGTGATCCTGGTGGGGGAGATGCGCGACCTGGAGACCATCCGCCTGGCCCTGACCGCCGCTGAAACCGGGCACCTGGTGTTCGGCACCTTGCACACCACGTCGGCGGCCAAGACCATCGACCGGGTGGTGGACGTGTTCCCGGGGGACGAGAAGTCCATGGTTCGCTCGATGTTGTCGGAATCGTTGCAGGCGGTGATTTCCCAGACGCTGGTCAAGAAAATCGGCGGTGGCCGGATCGCCGCTCATGAAATCATGCTGGGGACCTCGGCGATCCGGAACCTGATCCGCGAAGACAAAGTGGCGCAGATGTACTCGTCGATCCAGACCGGCGGTTCGCTGGGGATGCAGACGCTGGACATGTGCTTGAAGGATTTGGTGAGCAAGGGCTTGATCAGCCGCGAACATGCCCGGGAGCGGGCGCGTACGCCGGATAACTTCTAG